A part of Oncorhynchus masou masou isolate Uvic2021 chromosome 30, UVic_Omas_1.1, whole genome shotgun sequence genomic DNA contains:
- the mix23 gene encoding protein MIX23 isoform X2, which produces MRNIDDRIVHSLNTTVPTVSFSGRVDASQTCRQLYESLMEAHLSRDRAIKTCIAQTSEVVGQLREQRAKDGDNMTTVKLLRKEQTKLKLMRSELNVEEVVNDRSLKVFSERCRTHYTPPTVK; this is translated from the exons ATGCGTAACATAGATGACCGTATTGTCCATTCTCTCAACACCACCGTGCCGACTGTCTCCTTCTCAGGCAGAGTGGACGCCTCCCAGACATGCAGACAGCTCTATGAGTCT CTGATGGAGGCCCACCTGAGCAGAGACCGAGCCATTAAGACGTGTATAGCCCAGACCTCTGAGGTGGTGGGCCAGCTGAGAGAGCAGAGGGCCAAGGACGGAGACAACATGACAACTGTCAAACTACTCAGGAAGGAACAGACTAAG TTAAAACTCATGCGGTCGGAGCTGAATGTTGAAGAGGTTGTTAATGACAGAAGTCTGAAG GTGTTCAGTGAACGGTGCCGGACCCACTACACGCCTCCTACGGTCAAGTGA